CGGCGGTCAGCTTCTCTTGGCGAAATCGCCGCCGCATAAGGAGAAAATCGGTTGGCTCATTGAGGGATTAACCCATTTGGCAACTCAGCAGGGTGTAACAATTGAGTACAATATCGAAGCCACCAAAGAAGTTATTGATACGTATCATCCCCATGCCGTGATCTTCGCAACCGGCGGAGAGGCAATCTCACCGAGAATATCGGGATCAGAATCAGAATCGGTTGTCACGGTGACGCCGATTTTGACAGGGGAAAAAACCTACTCCAATAAGAAGATTGCCGTTGTCGGCTCCGGTATGACCGGGCTGGAGACAGCGGAATTACTGTTGGAACAAGGGAATACCATCACTGTAATTGAGATGGTGGATAAAATCGCTCTCGGCGCACATCCTTCTAACTCTATGGATGTAGTTAAAAGATTAAAACAGGGGAATGTTAGATTTTTCCTTGGCAGGCGGTTGGATCAAATCGACGATGGCATGCTGCACCTGAGCCGGAAAGACGGCGTTCTTGAATCAATCAGTACGGATGTGACGGTGCTTGCCACTGGTGTACGTAGTTGCAACAGGCTGGCAAAGGAATGCTTCGGCCATTATGATCATCTTTATACCATCGGCGACGCAGAAAAAACCGGACGCATCGGCGACGCGACTCGCGGAGCTTTCGAGCTGGCACGCTCTTTACATTGATGTTACCCATAATCGTGAATTATTTGGAAAAATGAAAAAGCTGGTAGTTGACATCGAAATAGTAATGAATCATTTGGAGGAATAAGAAATGTCAGATTGTATTCGAATTGATAAAGCCGCTTGCATTGGCTGTGGAATGTGCGTGAAGGATTGTCCGCACCATGCCATTGTTTTGAAGGATAAAATAGCTGAAATGAAACTTGATCGTTGCATGGAATGCGGTCACTGCGTTGCGGTCTGTCCAAAAGCTGCCGTCAGCATGAATGGCTATGCTATGGACGAGGTAAAAGAATATGATAGGGATACTTTTACCATCGCGCCTGAAACCTTCCTCAATAACATAAAGTTCAGACGCTCCATCAGGCATTATAAGAATATGCCTGTAGAACATGAAAAAATCATGCAGATAATTGATGCTGGAAGGTACACCCCTACGGGAAGCAATAAGCAGCGGATACGTTATGTTGTTGCTGAACACCCGGAGGATAATATCGAAAAGGACGCAATCATAACCTTTCGGAAGATAAAGTCCGTAACCGATGTGGTTGGTAAATTCATTAAGTTACCGATTGATACGAGAAAATATCAAGTTGATAAAGGGTTTTTCTTCCAGGGGGCGCCAACAGCTATTTTTGTAATATCCGATGATACGGTCGATGCTGCATTGGCTTCAACAAATATGGGTACTATGGCTGAATCACTTGGTCTTGGTGTATTATATGTTGGATTCTTTGTACGAGCTGCACGAATAAATAAAACTATCCGCAAAAAGCTATCGATTACAGGGAAAGAACGATTGGTAACTGCTATTGCTATTGGCTATCCTGATGCTCATTACAAGCGGACTGTTCCGAGAAAACCAGCAAAAGTGCAATGGCTGTAAGCTTGTTCAAATATTACAGAATTGTGAAAGGGATTTGACCTGATTGACACCCTAGTGTCTTGACAAAGTTAATTACACTACCTTAACGTGCAGGTGGATACAAAGCACGACCAGCATATCGAAACCTTGAAACGGGTATAGATCACTGTTGCGAGCTCTTTTAGTGTTTGTTTGAATATTAAAAGTGTAGAGGTTTGCCCTTAATAAGCAACTTTCTGCGCTAAATTTACTTTCATCATCCAGCGTACAGGGATGATGAGGTATTCTGTTTGTCTCTTTTGCGATCGGGAGGAAAGGCAGCTATAATAATTGTAACAAGGTCGAGGATACTATGTCGTGGGCACTGCCATTTATCCGCCAAAAGGGCAAAATGGCTTAGCCTGCCGACATAGACAAAACGACCTTGCATTAAAGCTTTTCAAAGCTTATGCAAGGTCATTTTTTTATCCTCAACCTGCGTAAATACAGGGATTTCTGCTTGCTAAAAAAGGCGGTCACCATGGAGTGGCGGGCATTCCTGGCAAAGCCAGAGAGAATAATCTTGGACACGCCCCCTACTTGTGAAGTTCTTTTGTGGAAAGAAAGCGCTAAGAATGAAGGGACGCTGCCTATTAATGTTTTTCACCTAATAAAGTAACGATGATTTCAGAAAGTTTTTCAGGCGATTCTTGATAATTATCATTTATCCAAGTATTTTTTATGTTTCCCAAGCCACCTGCCATAAACGATTGAATGTATTTCGTGTCTACTTTTTCGCTACAAATCTGGTTTTCAACTGTACTTAAAATTTTTTCCATATATGTGTGATAACATTCAATAGGATCATATCTAAATTCAGTTTTATTTAGTAGATTTAAAAAATCCCTATGGTTTTTCCAAAATTCAAAATAGACTACTAATACTGCATAAAATGTTTTTACCTCCAATTTATTAACCTCTTCAACAAGAGCTTCGTATAACTGAGCGATATAAGCAAATAACACAAAATCTTTTGATTTAAAGTGTCGGTAAAATGTTTGTCGAGTTAAAGCTGCTCTCTCAATAATATTTTGTGTTGTAATTTTATCATATTTTTTTTCGGCCATTAATTCTAACAAGGCACTAATGATCCATTTTCTTGACCTTATGGCTATGATGTTTGAAGGTTCTTTTGTCAAAATGTTACACTCTCCCTTAACTTGTATCACTTGCTTAGAATCCATTGACTATATAGTACTGCTTAATTATAATACAACTCAGAAGGTGTTACAAGTGTCACACTTTGCAAATAAATAAAGAAAGGAGGTGGCGTAAATGATTTTTTATTTTTCCGGTACAGGAAATTCCCTTACTACTGCAAAGAGATTAGCGGAACAACTTAATGATCAAGTTATGGCAATGAATACCGCTTTGAAATTCAAAGATGAATTTACAAATAAGAGAATTGGTTTTGTATTTCCTGTATATTTTTATGATGTGCCCAAAGTTGTTGAAAAGTTTATAGAAAAACTTGAACTGGCCTCAGGATATTACTTTTACGCTATAGCCACTTGTGGTGGTGAACCAGGAAATGCATTGCATTCTGTGCGGGAATTATTTTTTAAAAAGGGATTAGAGCTTTCTTATGCAAAAGCAATAACATTGCCTGATAATACCGCGCCTCTGCTTAACTCGCATTATGATCTAACTACTCTGAAACCTCTACAAAATACAATTGAACAAATAGCTTCGGATATTCTATTGAATACTGAAAATACAGCAGAGACGAGATACAAATATAAAGCCAAGCTGTTAAATATTACAACTAGAAAGTTTGCAGAAAGAGAACTATCAAAAAAACAGGCTGATGAAAACCTTTGCATTCAATGTCACATTTGCGAGAAAATATGTCCGGCAAAAAACATTAGACTCATAGATGGAAAAGTTAACATTGGAAACTCGTGTGATGAGTGTTTAGCCTGTGTTCATTGGTGTCCACAGGCTGCG
This genomic interval from Selenobaculum gibii contains the following:
- a CDS encoding nitroreductase family protein, which codes for MSDCIRIDKAACIGCGMCVKDCPHHAIVLKDKIAEMKLDRCMECGHCVAVCPKAAVSMNGYAMDEVKEYDRDTFTIAPETFLNNIKFRRSIRHYKNMPVEHEKIMQIIDAGRYTPTGSNKQRIRYVVAEHPEDNIEKDAIITFRKIKSVTDVVGKFIKLPIDTRKYQVDKGFFFQGAPTAIFVISDDTVDAALASTNMGTMAESLGLGVLYVGFFVRAARINKTIRKKLSITGKERLVTAIAIGYPDAHYKRTVPRKPAKVQWL
- a CDS encoding TetR/AcrR family transcriptional regulator: MTKEPSNIIAIRSRKWIISALLELMAEKKYDKITTQNIIERAALTRQTFYRHFKSKDFVLFAYIAQLYEALVEEVNKLEVKTFYAVLVVYFEFWKNHRDFLNLLNKTEFRYDPIECYHTYMEKILSTVENQICSEKVDTKYIQSFMAGGLGNIKNTWINDNYQESPEKLSEIIVTLLGEKH
- a CDS encoding EFR1 family ferrodoxin (N-terminal region resembles flavodoxins. C-terminal ferrodoxin region binds two 4Fe-4S clusters.) codes for the protein MIFYFSGTGNSLTTAKRLAEQLNDQVMAMNTALKFKDEFTNKRIGFVFPVYFYDVPKVVEKFIEKLELASGYYFYAIATCGGEPGNALHSVRELFFKKGLELSYAKAITLPDNTAPLLNSHYDLTTLKPLQNTIEQIASDILLNTENTAETRYKYKAKLLNITTRKFAERELSKKQADENLCIQCHICEKICPAKNIRLIDGKVNIGNSCDECLACVHWCPQAAIRFNKRSISIKQQYHHPDIVLQDMINS